The following coding sequences lie in one Musa acuminata AAA Group cultivar baxijiao chromosome BXJ1-8, Cavendish_Baxijiao_AAA, whole genome shotgun sequence genomic window:
- the LOC135587212 gene encoding histone deacetylase HDT1-like: MEFWGLEVQPGKTVKVNPGENKYLHLSQASLGEIKDKGNDRVPIFVKFDNRKLVLGTLSAGNCAQIQYDLLFEKEFELSHGSKNTSIYFVGYKTEAQGDYDFMSDEVDSQSESDEEDIQVVQNVNGKSEVKDEKPKLSGGKPNAQKSDAIVNKPKPKIEDPKEDEKQKTNEDTDDDDDDDDDDDDEEDESGDDEDMLDGEDDSDEEDEDDSSDDEEEATPKQVETGKKRPAGSALKKTPGQEKKAKLISPAGNQKTGGGAKKTGHVATPYPAKQGKSPANTNNSKKKGPKSAGIFS; encoded by the exons GTCTGGAAGTTCAACCTGGTAAAACTGTGAAGGTTAATCCTGGAGAGAATAAATATTTGCATCTATCACAG GCATCACTGGGGGAGATAAAGGACAAAGGAAATGACAGGGTACCAATATTTGTAAAGTTTGATAACAGAAAGCTAGTTCTTGGAACTCTCTCGGCTGGGAATTGTGCTCAAATTCAGTATGATTTGCTGTTTGAAAAAGAATTTGAACTCTCTCATGGTTCAAAGAATACAAGCATCTATTTCGTTGGATATAAGACCGAAGCTCAGGGTGACTATGATTT TATGTCTGATGAAGTGG ATAGCCAATCTGAATCTGATGAGGAGGATATTCAAGTGGTTCAGAATGTCAATG GCAAATCTGAGGTAAAGGATGAAAAGCCCAAGCTCTCTGGTGGAAAACCAAATGCTCAGAAGTCAGATGCTATAGTTAATAAGCCAAAGCCTAAGATAGAGGATCCTAAAGAAGATGAAAAGCAAAAAACCAATGAAGacactgatgatgatgatgatgatgatgatgatgatgatgatgaagaagatgaaTCTGGTGACGATGAG GACATGCTCGATGGAGAGGACGATAGTGACGAAGAAGATGAGGATGATAGttcagatgatgaagaagaagctacTCCTAAGCAG GTCGAAACTGGTAAGAAAAGGCCAGCTGGCTCTGCATTAAAAAAAACCCCTGGCCAAGAAAAAAAGGCAAAGTTGATTTCCCCTGCTGGAAATCAGAAAACAG GTGGTGGCGCCAAGAAAACTGGCCATGTTGCAACCCCCTATCCTGCTAAACAGGGGAAATCTCCTGCCAATACCAACAATTCCAAGAAGAAAGGCCCTAAATCTGCCGGCATATTCTCAT aa